Genomic DNA from Mycobacteroides chelonae CCUG 47445:
CTGGCGGTGCTGGGTACCCAGGCGCGCGCACTTCGTGCCGACCTCGCCGCGGGCAACATCGAAGCGGCGAAGAAGGATTGGCTGCCGGCGATTCTGACCTGGAACCGAATCGGTGCGGCGTACGGCAGTTTCAAGGACTACGGGGATGCCATCGCCGGGCTGCCGCATGGGCTCCCCGATGGGGTGCACGATCCCGATTTCAAGGGCTTACGCCGCCTGGAGTACGGGTTGTGGCACGGGCAACCCGCGCCGGTGTTGGTGCCGGTGGCAGACGAATTGGTCTCGACCATCGACAAGCTGCGTGCCAACCTGGCGGACGTGATGACCGAGCCGGCCGACCAGACGAAACGCCCACACGAAATCCTCGAGGACACCTTGCGATTCCAGCTCATGGGCTACACGAACCAGGGAGCGGGAACCGAGTACGCGGAGGCGGCAGCTGCGGTCGAAGCCACCCGTGCGGTGCTGGGCCAGTTCTCTGCGCTGATCAATGCCCGCGCGCCGAAGTTATTGGCGGAAAGCAACTCCCAGCTCGATATCCTTGACGCCGCACTCAAGGCGACGCAGCAGGGTGGACAGTGGCGTCCGCTCGAGCAGGTGCCGCTGGCCGGTCGCCAGGCGGTGGATGCCGCGCTGGGGCAGGTGCTCGAGACGCTCGCCTCGGTGCCACTGCTCATCGAACTTCCGCCGAGCCGATGACCAAGGAGGCGCGCAATATGGATGTCAACCGCAGGAACTTCCTCCGCGGCGCGGCCATCGGGGCCGCAGGCACGGCCGTCACGGGTGCGGTGCTGGCGCACGGTGCCGAGGTTGACGCGAACGCGGCGGCAGTGGCCGCGCCCCCGAATCGGTACCCATTCCACGGGGCCAAGCAGTCGGGAATCCTCACCCCGGTGCCCGCAGAGAAGCAGAACTTCGCCTGCCACGTGGCATTCGATGTGACGTCCAAGAACAGGGATGCGCTGGCTGGGGCCTTCAAGAAGTTGACCGAGCGGGCGCGGTTCCTCTGTACCGGCGGCACCCCGCCCGAGCTGGGGGTCGGGCAACCGCCGGCGGATAGCGAGGTGGTTGGGCCCGTGGTCGAGGCCGACGGCCTCACCGTCACAGTGGCGGTCGGGTCCAGCCTGTTCGATAGCCGATTCGGGCTGACCGACCGCAAGCCCGCCAAGCTCAAACCAATGACGGTATTTCCCAACGACTTTCCCGATGCGGCGTGGACACGCGGTGATCTGCTGGTTCAGCTGTGCGCCCACAATCCGGATACCGTGCATCACGCACTGCGCGATATCACCCGCGCGGTGCGGGGCGATCTGCAGATGCGCTGGCGGATCGAGGGGTACAACTCGCCCCCGCGCCCGTCCGGAACGGGCCGAAACCTTTTGGGGTTCAAGGATGGCACCGCCAACCCGGTGTCAAACGATGCCGAAAAGCTGATCTGGGTGGGCGATGGCGAACCCGCGTGGACCGCAGACGGCACCTACATGGTGGTACGCCTCATCCGGATGCTCGTCGAGTTCTGGGATCGGGTTTCCATCAACGAGCAGGAGCGGATGTTCGGTCGACGTCGCGACAGCGGCGCCCCGTTGGACGGGAACAACGAGTTCGATAACCCCAACTACACAACTGACCCCGAAGGTCAGACCATTCCCCTGGATGCGCATATCCGGCTGGCCAACCCGCGCACCGCCGAAACTGACAACCAGCGGCTGGTCCGGCGTTCCTACAACTACGACCTGGGCGTGGAACCGAACGGGAACATGCAGTCGGGACATGTCTTCGTCTGTTTCCAGCAGGACCTCGAGCGCCAGTTCGAAACCGTGCAGAACCGGTTGAACGACGAGCCCCTCGTCGACTATGTGCAGCCGTTCGGGGGCGGATACTTCTTCGCGCTGCCGGGCGTCGTCGACGAGAACGACTGGTACGGCAGGACCTTGCTCAGCTAGCCGAAGAGCGACTGACCCCAATACTCCTTGGGGCCCAGGCCCGGTGGACAGGCGAAGATCGCCGAACCGGTGTGCAGGATGTATTCGTTGAGGGCGTCCTCGGTGGCCAGCTTGCGCTGCATCGGGATGAACTGCGATTGCGGATTGCGCACGAAGGCGATGAAGAACAGCCCCGCGTCCAAATGCCCGAACCCGTCCGACCCATCGGTGAAGTTGTAACCGCGGCGCAGGATCTCGATACCGCCCAGTTCTTCGGCGGAGGCCAGTCGCACGTGCGCGTCCACATCCAGCAGCGGTTCCCCATCGGATTTCTTGCCGGTGAAGTCGATGGCCGCGAACTCGTCGCTCTGGCCGATCGGCGCACCCGATCCCTTGGCGCGCCCGATGACTCGTTCCTGCTCGTTGAGTACGGTGCGGTCCCAGCTCTCGATCAGCATCCGGATGCGCCGCGCCACCAGGTAGGTGCCGCCGGTCATCCATTCGGGGTTGTCGCCCTTGGCCACCCAGACGCTGGTGTTGACCTTCCCGGTGTCTTCGGCCTTGATGTTGCGGGTGCCGTCCTTGAACCCGAACAGGTTTCGCGGTGTCACCTGCGACCGGCTGGTCGAGGAGGTGCGGCCGAATCCCAGCTGCGACCACTTCACCGCGACGGTTCCGAAGCCCACCCGGGCCAGGTTGCGAATGGCATGCACCGCGACTTGCGGGTCGTCGGCGCAGGCCTGAATGCAGATGTCGCCGCCGCAGCGGGCAGGGTCCAGCTTCTCGTTGCGGAACTTCGGCAGTTCCTGCAGTGGCGCCGGTAGCTTGTCGGCGATGCCGAACCGGTCCACTCCGTCCTTGCGGAAGAACGAAGGGCCGAAGCCGATCGTCAGGGTCAGTGCGGAGGCGGCCAGGTCCAATGCCTCGCCTGTATCGGTCGGCGGGGCATAGGGATTGCCGTCGATCGCACCGCCCGGTGTGGTCTCCTCGCCCTGGGACATCCGCTCGGCCATCTCGGTCCACTGACGCAGCATGGCCTGCACCTCGCCGCGGGTGGCGTTGGGCATCACGTCGAAGGCGCAAAAATGCATCCGGTCCTGCGCCGGGGTGGTGATCCCGGCCTGGTGTTCGCCGCGGAACGGGACCTTGACGTTGTCCGGTCCGACGCTTGCCGCGCTCGCGCGGCCGCCCAGCACTCCGGCTCCCGCAGCGCCGGCCACGGCGGCGGTAACTCCCGCCGCGCCCAGCAGCTTGCGGCGGTTGAAGCCGTTACCGTCCGGCGATGACACCCTGCACCTCGCTGACCTCCTTGGACAACGCGTCGATGGCATGTGCAAGCTCGATGCGCTGATCCTGGGTCACCGTGTCGTAGAAGACGAATCCGTCACCCTTGCGGTACTTGCCCAGCAGGGTGTCGACTTCCTTGAACCGCTTGTCGATCGCCTGTCCTAGTTCGGGTTTGCGCTCATCGAGGATGGGGCGCACGGTAGCGACCGCGTTCTGCGAGCCGTCCACGTTGGCCTGGAAGTCCCACAGATCGGTGTGGCTGAAGGCCTCTTCCTCGCCGGAGATCTTCGTCCTGGCCACCTCGTCGAGCAGCGTCTGCGCTCCGCCGGCGATCTTGGTGGTGTTGATGTCGAAGTCCTTGGCGCGCACGCCGTCCGAGAGCTCCTTGATGTCCTTGAGCAGCTGATCGGCGATGGCGTCGGTATCGGGCTGCAGGCCGGTCACCCACAGGTCCTTCTCCAGGCGGTGGTAGCCGGTCCACTTCTCGCCGGGCTGAAGGTCGGCCTCGCGCAAGTCGATTCGCGGGTCCAGGTCGTTGGGGAAGGCTTCGGCCACCGGCTCGATCCGCTCGTAGTACACGCGGCTGGTCGGGTACTGGGCCTTGGCGGAGGCAATGTCCTTGGCCTTGACCGCCTCGACGAACTTGCCGGCGGATTCACTGAGGGCGTCCACCTGGCTGATCACGTAACCCCGGTAGCGGTCCGTGGCGTCCTTGAACTTGCCCTCGGCGTCGAGCTTCACCGCGGCTCCGGTGATCGTGAAGTCGCCGCGAATGCCGTCACCGATCATGCCGGGCTTGCAGGCGGTCTGGTAGGTGCCGGGCTCGGTGAACTGCACGATGAGCTTGCGGTTGATGCCCGAGCCGATGTTCTCGACCTCACCGAGCGCGCGGTCGCCCTTGTCGTAGACGTAGAACTCGGTGACCTTCGACCCGTTGTTGGTCACCTTGAAAGTGACTGGGCCCGTGGTGGCCTCGGTCTTGGACACCTCACAGCTGGTGTCGGTGGCGGTCACGGTGATCTCCTGGCCGGCACCGGCGGCACCGCTCTCGGCAGGCTCCTTGGGGGTGCAGGCCGCCAAGGTCGTACCGGTGGCCATCGCAAGCGCGGCGGCTACGTAGGCGAGTGATGGTTTCATCCAGCGGTCCTCTCGGGTTGGGCTTCTGTGGTGTCGGTGGTGGGCGCCTTGGGCTGAGTGGCCACCGGACGTAGGAAGAGTCCGAGCACGATCACCAGGTAGGTGATCCAGCCCGCCAGTTGCAGCACCGTCGGGGTCGGTGTCACGTTGAAGATGCCGCGCAGCAGCTCGCCGTACCAGGCGCTCCAGTCGAACCAGCCGGTGATGTCAAAGGCCTTGTGCGACAGTCCGGGCAGCCATCCGACGGTCTGGAGGGCGCCGATGCCATAGGACAGGATGCCGGCGGCCACCACGACCAGGAAGGCGCCGGTGTATTTGAAGAACTTGCTCAAGTTGATCTTGACCGCGCCGCGGTACATGCCATAGGACAGCGCGGCCGCGGCCGCGACTCCGGTGACGAGTCCGGCCAGGGGCCAGGCGGTTTCGGCCTTGGCGTACCCGACCATGAACAGGGCCGTCTCGACGCCCTCACGCCCGACGGACAGGAACGCTACGGTCAGGACCGCCAGCGAGCCGGCTTCCAATGCCTGGGCCATACCCTGACGCAGCTCGCCGGCGATGCTGGCGGCGGCGGTGCGCATCCACAGCACCATGGTGGTCACGATCGCCACCGCGACCAGCGAGGCCACCCCGGCGATCGCTTCGGCGCCCAGGTCGCTGATGGTGTTACTGCCGAAGTGGATCGTCAGGAAGACGAGCAGGGTCATCGCGATGGCGCCGGCGACACCTAGCCACACCCAGCGCAGCGCGTCGCGTCGGTTCGACTTGACCAGGAACGCCACCAGGATCATCACGACGATCCCGCATTCGAGGCCCTCGCGCAGTCCGATGAGGCCGCTGCTGAAGTATTGCGAGAAGTGAGTCGGCCCGTCGGCTAGGACGCCGATACTGCCCATGTCCAGGGTCCTTTTCCTTCATGTGACTTTGGCTAGCCAACGCTTGCCAAGGTGCGGCTGACCTTACCTGAATAGGTCCTGTGGAAGCGATGGCAGAGCGTCGGCTGCATCCGTGTGTGTCCAGCTCATGCGACGATGGAGAGCAATCCATCGCACCGTCTAGGAGTTCCGTCGTGTCGTCCCTCGCCGTGCGCTCCCTGTCGGCGCGCTTAGTGCGGATCGTGCTCGTCGTCTCCATTTCGACGTTTCTGCTGGCAGCGGGCTGTTCCTGGCAGTTGGGTGGGCGTACCCCGCTACCGCAGGGGGTGCCGCCGCCTGCCGGAGATCCGGTGCCCGATATCGAGACGCCGCCCGCGCAGATTCATGGCCGTCCCGCTGACCAGCTCCGTGACTGGTCCACCCCGCGTGCCCAGAAGACGGGAATCCCCGTCATCGCCCTGGAGGCGTACGCATACGCGGCCAAGGTTGCCGAGCGTGAGAATCCGCGGTGCAAGATCGCGTGGACGACGCTGGCCGGAATTGGCACTGTCGAGAGCCACAACGGCACCTACCACGGTGCCGAGCTGCACCCCAACGGCGACGCACTGCCCCCGATCCGTGGGGTGCGCCTGGATGGATCCAACGGAAACCTGCGGCTTCCGGACACCGACAAGGGCGTGCTGGACGGTGACGCGAACCAGGACCGGGCGATGGGACCCATGCAGTTCATCCCCGAGACCTGGCGCATCTACGGCGTCCGCGCCGCAGGTGAGGGCGACCCCAGTCCCGACAACATCGACGACGCGGCGCTGTCGGCGGCGGGGTACCTGTGCTCGCGTGGTGGCGACCTGAGCACCACCGAGGGCTGGATCAAGGCGCTGTGGGCGTACAACATGTCGGACGTGTACGCCGAGCAGGTACGGGATTGGGCCACGGCCTACGCCAAGGGCGGGTCGCTGTAGCACTAGTCTGTACCCGATGTTCTTCGCCCGAGTGGCTCATCAACATACGACGTCGGAACCGCAGCACCCCTAAGGAGAGACAGTGCCGATTCTTGAGCAGGTAGGCGCCCGCGAGATCCTCGATTCACGCGGCAATCCGACCGTCGAGGTCGAGGTCGCCTTGACCGATGGCACGTTCGCACGGGCGGCGGTCCCCTCGGGTGCCTCCACCGGTGAGCATGAGGCCGTTGAGCTGCGCGACGGCGATGCACGTTACGGCGGCAAGGGCGTCACCAAGGCCGTGAACGCCGTGCTCGACGAGATCGCCCCGGCCATCATCGGTGAGAGCGCCGATGATCAGCGCCTCATCGATCAGGCCCTGCTCGATCTGGACGGCACCCCGGACAAGTCGCGCCTCGGCGCCAACGCCATCCTGGGCGTCTCGCTGGCGGTGGCGAAGGCTGCCGCCGACTCGGCCGGGCTGGCACTGTTCCGGTACCTGGGTGGCCCGAACGCGCACATCCTGCCGGTGCCGATGATGAACATCCTCAACGGCGGCGCGCACGCCGACACCGGGGTCGATGTCCAGGAGTTCATGGTGGCGCCCATCGGTGCCCCGAGCTTCAAGGAATCACTGCGCTGGGGCACCGAGGTGTACCACTCGCTGAAGTCCGTGCTCAAGAAGCAGGGCCTGTCCACCGGACTGGGTGACGAGGGCGGGTTCGCCCCCGACGTCGCCGGAACCCGGGCCGCGCTGGATCTGATCAGCACCGCGATCGAGGCGACGGGCCTCAAGCTGGGCTCGGATGTGGCGCTGGCGCTGGATGTCGCGGCCACCGAGTTCTACAGCGCCGCAGACGGTTACAGCTTCGAGAAGGAGAAGCGCACGGCCGAGCAGATGGGCGCCTTCTACGCCGAGCTGCTCGACGCCTACCCGCTGGTGTCCATCGAGGACCCGCTGTCCGAGGACGACTGGGACGGATGGGTGGCACTGACCACCGCGATCGGTGACCGGGTGCAGCTGGTCGGCGACGACCTGTTCGTCACTAACCCCGAGCGCCTGGAAGAGGGCATCGAGCGGGGCGCCGCCAATGCCCTGCTGGTCAAGGTGAACCAGATCGGCACCCTCACCGAGACGCTGGATGCGGTGACACTGGCGCACAGCAGCGGCTACAAGACGATGATGAGCCACCGCAGTGGCGAGACCGAGGACACCACCATCGCGGACCTGGCGGTCGCGGTGGGCAGCGGTCAGATCAAGACCGGCGCCCCGGCGCGTAGCGAGCGGGTGGCCAAGTACAACCAGCTGCTGCGTATCGAGGAAACACTTGGGGACGCTGCCCGTTTCGCGGGCGACCTTGCCTTCCCGCGGTTCTCGATCGAGACGTCCGACTAGCGGACAAGCCGACGGGCTGAGGCCGAGCTATGGCTGATTCCAAGCGCCGCCCCGCGTCCGGTAGGTCGCGGGGTCCGGCTCCGGCTGCCCGTAAACGGACACCGGTCAAGCGGCCGGTGCAGAAGGTCGTCCGAGGCCCCGCCCGCAGCGGTCCGGCGGCTCCTGCCAAGGCGGCCAAGACCGGCGGAGCTACCGGTGCGGTGGCCGCGTCGATCGAACGCAGTGCCGAGCATCAGTCCGAGCAGCGCCTGGGGTCCACCGCACGCCGGGCCGCTGTTCTTGCCGCCGTGGTGTGTGCGCTGACCCTGACCGTGGCCGGTCCGGTTCGCACCTACTTCTCGCAACAGGCCGAACGGAATCAGCTTGCGGCGGCGGAAGCTCAGCTGCGCGACCAGATCGCCGGGCTCGAGGACAAGAAGCGCCGGCTGGCGGACCCGGCCTATATCGCCGCCCAGGCACGCGAGCGGCTGGGGTTCGTGATGCCGGGTGAGGTGCCGTTCCAGGTGCAGTTGCCGAACACCCCCGTCGATGCCAAGCCGCAGAGCCAGGGGCCCGTGGACAACGGCAACCCGTGGTACACCAACCTGTGGCACAACATCGCCGACTCGCCCACGGCCATACCGACCGCCCCGGCGCCGATCCCGTGATCTCCGACGACGATATCGCCGCGGTCACAAGGCAATTGGGTCGCGCACCGCGAGGCATGCTGGAGGTCTCCTACCGTTGTCCCAACGGTGAGCCCGCCGTCGTCAAGACCGCTCCGCGGCTACCCGACGGCACACCGTTTCCCACCCTGTATTACCTGACGCACCCGGCTCTCACGGCCGCGGCGAGCCGTCTGGAGTCCGGCGGGCTGATGCGTGATATGACCGATCGCCTTGCCTCCGATGAGGAGCTGGCCGCCGCGTATCAGCGCGCCCACGAGAGCTACCTCGCCGAGCGTGACGCCATCGAGCCGCTCGGCACCACGGTGACCGCGGGCGGAATGCCCGACAGGGTGAAGTGTCTGCATGTGCTGATCGGACATTCACTTGCCGTGGGGCCCGGAGTCAATCCCCTGGGGGATGAGGCGATTCGAGAGCTGCTGGGCACCATGCCGGGTGTGCTGCCGGAGGTCTGGTGACGGCCCTGCGGGTTGGCGCCGTGGATTGCGGCACCAACTCGATCCGCCTGCTGGTCTCGGATGTCGACGACGCCGGACGGCTGACCGATGTACACCGCGAAATGCGGATTGTGCGGCTGGGACAGGGCGTGGACGCGACGGGGGAGTTCGCGCCGGAGGCCATCGCGCGCACCCGGGTGGCGCTCAAGGCGTACACGGAATTGATGAGCTCCCTTGGGGTACAGCGTGTGCGCATGGTGGCCACCTCGGCCGCGCGTGACGTCACGAACCGCGAGGCATTCTTTGCGATGACCGCTGAGTTGCTCGGATCCGTCGTTCCGGGGGCGGTGGCGGAGGTGATCACGGGCACCGAGGAGGCCGGGCTGTCATTTGCCGGCGCGGTAGGCGAGTTGGATTCGGCGGCCGGACCCTATGTCGTGGTGGATCTCGGCGGAGGATCGACCGAGACGGTGATTGGCGATGCCGATGGGGTGAGGGCCAGCTTCTCGGCCGATATCGGATGCGTACGGCTCACCGAGCGGTGCCTGCACTCGGATCCCCCCACCGACGATGAGATCGAGGCAGCACGCGACGCGGTGCGCGCGCAGCTGGCGCGGACCTTCGAGGTGGTGCCGGTCCAGGATGCGCGAACCTGGGTGGGGGTGGCGGGCACCTTCACCACGCTGGCGGCGCTGGCGCACCGGCTGGATGCCTACGATCCCGCCGCGATTCACCTGTCGCGGGTGCCGCTGGAGCGTTTGTCCGAGGTGACGTCCGAGTTGATCGCGATGCCGCGCGCGCAGCGCGCCGCCCTGGGGCCGATGCATGAGGGACGCGTCGATGTCATCGGTGGTGGATCGATCGTCGTGCAGGAACTGGCGCGCGAGTTTTCTGCCCGCGCCGGCATCACCGAGCTGGTGGTCAGCGAGCACGACATCCTCGATGGCATCGCAATGTCCTTACGCAGGTAACCAGGCCTTAACACGTAACCGTGTGACCTGCGTAACAGTTGACAATGTACCCCCTGCTCCAGTTGACAAGTTGATCAAATCAACTGACAGTTGATATATCAACACAGACCGATAACGGACAGTTGAAGTTCCATGAACGGTCAGTTGAGAAAGCGCAGCGTCGCGCGGAGCCCGGATCAGCAACGTTTGATTAGGTGCGGAAGGTTTGGATATCCCATGTCCGGATTGATGTCGAAGGCCGAAGTACGCGAAATTGGGGTTTCGGAAACAGGTTTCGTGCGACGGCCCGACCCGGACGGTGCCGCGGTCGCGTACCGGACGTATGGGCGCGCGCGGCCCGGTGTCGCCGATGTGGTGTTGGTGCACGGCAGCCTGCAGAACTCGGCCGTGTGGTCCAAGCACGGCTACATCGCGCAGCTGTCTCAGCAGTACCGGGTGACCACCATCGACGTGCGTGGGCACGGCGCCAGCGAGAAGCCCGATCATCCCGGCGGATACGCCATCGCCTCGTCGGCGCGGGATGTCTGCGCGGTCATGGATCACCTAGGCATCCACCGGACGCACTACATCGGCTACTCGCTGGGCGGACGGATCGGCCTGACGCTGGCGGCCACCGCGCCCGAGCGGCTCACCTCACTGGTGGTGGCGGGGTCTTCGCACCGGCCGCAGCGTGGCGCGGTGGACGTGCTGATCTTCCCCAACGCCGTTCGCGTGGTGGAGGAGTCCGGTCTGGAGGCCTTCGTCGACGGCTGGGAGGCACACCGCGGCCAGCAGATGGGCTCGGGATTCCGGGCGACCATCGAGGCCCTGGGCCAGCGCGGCCTGGCAGCGCTGCTGCGGCAGTGGGATGCCGAGCCGGGTGTCGCCGAAGATGTCCTGCTTCAAATCGAGACGCCCACACTGTTTTTCGCCGGGTCCGAAGACCCCATGCGGCTGGCCGAGTCGCGGGAGGCTGCGGTCCGGATGCCGCGTGCCTACTTCGCCCTGCTGGCCGGCTGCAACCACGGGCAGACGGTGACGATGCGTGAGCGCATCCTGGATCGCGCCGAGGCGTTCTTCCGGCTGTCCGAGTTCTCCGATATCGAGAAGCTGCGGGTGGCCGGGTGACCGGAGATCCTGGGCCGCGTCCGAGACTGGCGACGCTTGCCCGCATCGGGGTGCTCGGCGGTATGTCGGGCGGGCTGCTGGGCGGTGGCACCGGGGTGATCACCGTGCCCTCGCTGGCTCGGGCGACCACGTTGAGCCGGGCCGTCATTCACGGCACCTCGACCCTGCCGAACGTCTCTGCCGCGATCGCGGGCAGCACCGTCTACGCGCTGCACGGGGCGAAGGTGGACGTGGTGGCGGGCGCCGGGCTGATGGCGGGCGGCGTGATCGGTGCGGTGGTGGGGGCCAAGCTGGTGGCCCGCATTCCCGAGTGGATCCTCAAGGCGCTGTTCGTTTTTGTGCTGCTGGCCACCGCGCTCAAGCTGCTGCTCAGCGCCGCAGGCATCGACCCTTCGGCGGGTGAGGCGTTGCTTCCCGATGCTGTGCTCGCCCATGTGCCATCGGTCATCGCTATCGGTGCCGTGGTCGGTTTCGTGGTCGGTGCGTGGTCGGCTGCACTGGGTCTTGGCGGTGGGCTGCTGACGGTTCCGGCGATGCTGGTGCTGTTTGGTTCGGATCTGCACGTGGCAGAGGGCACTTCGTTGATGGTGATGCTGCCCAACGCGCTGGTCGCGGCGACTACACATCTGCGTCAGGGCACCGCTGATGCTCCGATTGGTTTCCGGTTGGCAGCATTCGCGTTGCCGGGCACCGTCATCGGGGCGCTGCTGGCGCTCGCCCTGAACGCGCGCTGGCTGGCGCTGGTGTTTGGGTCCTATCTGGTGTTCATCGCCATCCGCGAGATCGTGCGGGTGTTTACGAGCTCGTCTGCCCGGACGACGAAGAAACCAAGTCCGGTGCCGGCGTCGCAGGCGTGTGTTGGCGGTTGATCTTCTGCAGCTCCCGGGCGACGTCCAGGAGCCAGTTCAGTTCTTCCTTGCGGTTGGCACCCGTACGTTCGCCGATGATCTTGGTGCCGGAGGTCTTGTCGTGCTGCGGTGCGGTGCGCTGTTGTTCGATGGCCGAATGAATTTGGCGCGCCGCGGATGTGGTGGACGCGTCTTCGGTGAGGTAGGGGCGGATGGCGCTCAGGCCATCGCGGATCTCGACGATTCTGCGGTAGAGCCGGTAATTGTGATCGCCGATGGCGGCCTGCGGTGGTGCCAGTGCGATCTGGGCGTTGCCCTCATACAGCGCGGTCCACAGCGGCTCGAGTTGACGGTGCTGCCGGTAGGCCTGGATGCGTTGGCGTGCGGACGTGACCAGCTGTGAGAAGGACGGTCCGGCAAGGCCTACCACGATGAGGATCTGCCCGATGGTGGCGGCCAGAGGGGCCAGACGCTGCCAGGAGTAGCTGTCGTTGGTGATCATGCCGTAGATGGCCGAGTGTGCCCGCATGATGCAGAACAACAGGCACATGGCGGCTCCGGCCGCGGTGAGCAGCATGCTGCGTCGCAGCCACGCCACATCGTGAAAACGGGCGTACTGCAGGCATTTGACGGTGATCAGGAGGGCGCCCAGGCCGTAGGTGATCAGATAGATCAGCATGTAGAGCACCCAGGCGGGCTTGTTGCCGTGCGAGGCGTAGAAGTCCTGTGGCAGTTCGGAAGTCGGTGCCACAAACCAGCAGAGAACCAGCGCGGCGCCGATGGCTACTGCCATGCCGACCCAGAGCCGTGCGCGCTGCACGGCACGGGGACCGGATTCACCCCAGAAGGTGATGACGGTGAGAACGCATGCGGTCCACGCCATGCCGCCCGAGAGGTTCAAGACGAGCCGGCCCATGTTGTGCACGCCGACCAAGTTGTCGAACTTCTCGTAGAGCGGTGGAGTCGCCAACGTGACGGCAATGCCCTTGAAGAGGAATGACAACAACAGTGCCACCGAGGCGGGTGGACGGACCCGGGAACGCAGCATCGCGGCGGCAACCACAACCACGGCGCCAAAGCTGAAGACGGCCGCTATCGAATACGCCGCGGCGGAGTCTTCAAAAACTGAGGTCACGGTGCCGCCGGTGAGCCTTCCAGCACGAGTGATGCCAGGATGCGCCGCAGGTTGGCGTTCGTGACGGGAATGGGGCGGTGGCTGTCGGGACTGACGCGCTGCCCCATCATGGAGGCGAGCATTTCTGCCTCGACCTCCTGGTCGTCGAGATAGGTCTCGCGACACAGGACTTCGGCCAGTTCACGCTTGCTTGAACTGGTGTGTCCACACATCACATGGCTCAGCTCGTGCAGGATGATGTGCTCGCGATGCATGGTGGTGGTGTCGCTGTCGTACACCACGTAGTCGGTGGCATCGGTGCGGACCAGTAGGCCGTGCACGCCGCTGCCGGAGAGCGCGTAGGGCACCAGCTGGATGTCGCGCTCGCTGAGTTCACTGGCGCGGGCGCGGATGTCCTCGACGGTCGTGAGTGTGTCCAGACCCAGGTCCGCCAGCTTGCGGGTGCACTGCTTGTGGATAGCCTGAAGTTCGCGAGTGGACCGTAGATCGGTTGTGACACAACGCATCTTCGGCATGATTACTGCCCGTTGCTGACCGAGTTGTCCACCGTCGGCAGGCCCTGCAGCGCGCGCACGTGATCGAGCACGGCGGCGACTGTTTCCAGGCTCTGCTTGTTCAGGCCGATCGCACGTAACGCGATCAGCTCCACCTCGTCCCGCGTGGTTTCATCCAGCGCACCGAGACGCTCATCGAGCGAGTAGGTGCGCTCGGGATCGGTGAGCACCGAGAGCGGAACGCGGAAGAAGTCGGCCAGTGCGCCGAGCAGGTCGATGGCGGGACGGGCGCGCTTACCGGTGCGCAGCGCCGAGAGGTAGGCACCGCCGACTTTGATGCCGGGGTGAGCCTTCTTGATGCCGTTGGCGACCTCATCATTGGTCCACATCCGGCCGTCGGGACGACGATGCGACTGGAAGAGCGCATTGATGCGATCAGCGAGGTTCGCGTCGGCGGCTTTGGCGTCCTGAAGGGACACCTGCGGCGGGCTCGTAGTGGCCATCTACTAAGTCAAACACCGATGCCGCACGCTCTCAACGTGAGGGGGCGGACTCCCAGTGTGATTCAACGCACAGTTGAGGCCAGTTTTAGCGGTAGGTGTCGGTGAGGTATTCCGCGCGGCACGCGCCGCGGGCGAGCTTTCCGCTGGTGGTGCGGGGTATCGCTCCCGC
This window encodes:
- the eno gene encoding phosphopyruvate hydratase — its product is MPILEQVGAREILDSRGNPTVEVEVALTDGTFARAAVPSGASTGEHEAVELRDGDARYGGKGVTKAVNAVLDEIAPAIIGESADDQRLIDQALLDLDGTPDKSRLGANAILGVSLAVAKAAADSAGLALFRYLGGPNAHILPVPMMNILNGGAHADTGVDVQEFMVAPIGAPSFKESLRWGTEVYHSLKSVLKKQGLSTGLGDEGGFAPDVAGTRAALDLISTAIEATGLKLGSDVALALDVAATEFYSAADGYSFEKEKRTAEQMGAFYAELLDAYPLVSIEDPLSEDDWDGWVALTTAIGDRVQLVGDDLFVTNPERLEEGIERGAANALLVKVNQIGTLTETLDAVTLAHSSGYKTMMSHRSGETEDTTIADLAVAVGSGQIKTGAPARSERVAKYNQLLRIEETLGDAARFAGDLAFPRFSIETSD
- a CDS encoding FtsB family cell division protein produces the protein MQKVVRGPARSGPAAPAKAAKTGGATGAVAASIERSAEHQSEQRLGSTARRAAVLAAVVCALTLTVAGPVRTYFSQQAERNQLAAAEAQLRDQIAGLEDKKRRLADPAYIAAQARERLGFVMPGEVPFQVQLPNTPVDAKPQSQGPVDNGNPWYTNLWHNIADSPTAIPTAPAPIP
- a CDS encoding Ppx/GppA phosphatase family protein; translation: MRVGAVDCGTNSIRLLVSDVDDAGRLTDVHREMRIVRLGQGVDATGEFAPEAIARTRVALKAYTELMSSLGVQRVRMVATSAARDVTNREAFFAMTAELLGSVVPGAVAEVITGTEEAGLSFAGAVGELDSAAGPYVVVDLGGGSTETVIGDADGVRASFSADIGCVRLTERCLHSDPPTDDEIEAARDAVRAQLARTFEVVPVQDARTWVGVAGTFTTLAALAHRLDAYDPAAIHLSRVPLERLSEVTSELIAMPRAQRAALGPMHEGRVDVIGGGSIVVQELAREFSARAGITELVVSEHDILDGIAMSLRR
- a CDS encoding DUF501 domain-containing protein, which translates into the protein MISDDDIAAVTRQLGRAPRGMLEVSYRCPNGEPAVVKTAPRLPDGTPFPTLYYLTHPALTAAASRLESGGLMRDMTDRLASDEELAAAYQRAHESYLAERDAIEPLGTTVTAGGMPDRVKCLHVLIGHSLAVGPGVNPLGDEAIRELLGTMPGVLPEVW
- a CDS encoding alpha/beta fold hydrolase, which encodes MSGLMSKAEVREIGVSETGFVRRPDPDGAAVAYRTYGRARPGVADVVLVHGSLQNSAVWSKHGYIAQLSQQYRVTTIDVRGHGASEKPDHPGGYAIASSARDVCAVMDHLGIHRTHYIGYSLGGRIGLTLAATAPERLTSLVVAGSSHRPQRGAVDVLIFPNAVRVVEESGLEAFVDGWEAHRGQQMGSGFRATIEALGQRGLAALLRQWDAEPGVAEDVLLQIETPTLFFAGSEDPMRLAESREAAVRMPRAYFALLAGCNHGQTVTMRERILDRAEAFFRLSEFSDIEKLRVAG
- a CDS encoding sulfite exporter TauE/SafE family protein: MTGDPGPRPRLATLARIGVLGGMSGGLLGGGTGVITVPSLARATTLSRAVIHGTSTLPNVSAAIAGSTVYALHGAKVDVVAGAGLMAGGVIGAVVGAKLVARIPEWILKALFVFVLLATALKLLLSAAGIDPSAGEALLPDAVLAHVPSVIAIGAVVGFVVGAWSAALGLGGGLLTVPAMLVLFGSDLHVAEGTSLMVMLPNALVAATTHLRQGTADAPIGFRLAAFALPGTVIGALLALALNARWLALVFGSYLVFIAIREIVRVFTSSSARTTKKPSPVPASQACVGG